AGTATCTATAACTGGCTTGAAGGCAGAAAGTTGTCCTTTATAGATTGCACCAATGCGATCGCACAATGCAAATAATTCATCTAAATCTTCCGAAATTACCAGCACTGCTGCACCAGCATCCCGCATCTCAATCAGCGCTTGATGAATACTTGCAGCGGCGTTAACATCTACACCCCAAGTAGGATGGGCAGCAATTAATACTGCTGGATTTTGGGATATTTCCCGCCCCATAATAAACTTTTGCAAGTTGCCTCCCGATAAACTAGCAGCAGAATCTACCACTGTTTGATTGACATTGAAGGCATTACAAATTCTCTCAGTCCAAGCTTTTAATTTGCCAAAGCGAATCACACCCCGACGCACCAGCCCTTGCCCGTGGGCTGTCAATAAGGCATTTTCTAGTAAACTTAAACTTGGTACTACACCCTTTTCTAGGCGTTCTTCTGGGACATATGCCAATCCTAAGCGGCGACGCTTGGCAACATCACAATCACCAATTGGCATTTCACCCAACATAATCATTTCTGCTGGAGAACAGATTATTTCACCACTCAAAGCTGATAATAATTCTGTTTGTCCATTACCAGCAACTCCAGCAATACCGATAATTTCGCCTGTGCAAACTTGCAAATTGATGTGCTGCAACGTTGTGCCGTAAAAATTTTGGGGTTTGAGACACAAATCATTTACCAACAAGCAGACTGGCCCCGGTGGTTGATTTCGCCGTGGTTTGCTAGCTGGCACATCAGAACCAATCATCAACCTTGCAATACTAGCTGGCGTTTCCACTTGCGGGTTACAGTGGGCAACTACTGCACCTTGACGCATTACAGTAGCATGACTGCATAGAGATTGCACTTCTGGTAACTTATGAGTGCTGAATAAAATACTGCAACCATCAGAGGCAATTTGCCGCAAAGCAGCCAAAAGTTTTTCTGTTTCTTGGGGAGTGAGAACTGCTGTCGGTTCATCTAAAATTAGCAGCTTTGGACGTTTGTATAGACAGCGGATAATTTCTAAGCGCTGTTTTTCACCAACTGAAAGAGTGTAGACTGGGCGATCGCAATCTATACTTAGACCATATGCTGCCGATAAAGTGAGAATTCTTTTAGCAATTCGTGATAAATTCCACTTTTCGTTCGCAGGAAGTGCTAGGGCTATATTTTCTGTAACAGTTAGAGTTTCAAATAAATTAAAGTGCTGAAATACCATCCCAATCCCCAAGGATATTGCTTGGGCGGGACTGTTAATCTTAACTTCTCGCCCTTCCCAAAAAATATCTCCAGCATCAGGACGCACTAATCCATAAATAATCTTCATCAGGGTACTTTTACCCGCCCCATTTTCCCCCAGCAGTGCATGAATCTCTCCTGGTTGAATCGTCAAGTTAACCTGATTATTCGCCACACAACCCGGATACGACTTGCTAATATTCTTTACCTGTAACCGAGAAAGCAACTCATTCATTTAGGCTAGGGATTACGAATATTTTTTGTACAGATGCGATGAATCGCCTCTCTTATCAGCACTCTTGTACAGACGCGTAGACGCAGGGAGTGCGGCTTCTCGTAAGAGTAGAATCGCGTCTCTACTCAGCAAAAAATTTTAATTCCCTTTTGTTGACCCTTCAATTCCTTCAACATACCAATCCATTGCTAGTTGTCCCTTATCATCTAAATTCTTACCCTTTGGTACTCGGACTACCCCTTTTTGGTCTTTCACAGGGCCATCAAAAGGATGGGCTGTACCCTGAATAAACTCATCGCGCTTTGCATTCACTAATTGCTGCACATCAGCCGGAATCGCCTGATTCATTGGAGAAATATCTACCATGCCTGCACCAATACCATCCCAAACCTCTTGTGATTTCCATGTACCATTAATCACAGTCAAGGTCGTATCTGTATAAAATTTGCCCCACTTATTAATTGCTGATGTCAAGTGCGCTTTTTGACCAAACTTACTCATATCACTGTTATAGCCAAAAGCGTAAATGCCTTTTTCTTCAGCGAGTTGCACCACAGCAGTAGAGTCAGTATGCTGCGTTAGGACATCCACGCCTAAATTTACCAAGGCTTGAGCTGCTTCTCTTTCTTTAGCTGGATCATACCAACTTTGCACCCAAAGCACCCTAACTTTTGCTTGGGGATTTGTTGCCCGCAGTCCTTGGGTAAATGCACTTATACCCCGAATTACTTCAGGAATGGGATACGCACCAATAAAACCAACTATATTCGATTTTGTCATCTTGCCCGCAATCATACCAGTCAAATAGCGGGGTTCTTCAAACCGCCCTAGATAAGTGCCGACATTGATAGCACGTTTATATCCGGTACAGTGTTCAAAAACAATTTTAGGAAAATCCTTAGCCACTTTAATTGTCGGGTTCATGTAACCAAAGGAAGTTGTGAAAATCAACTTGTTGCCATCTAATGTTAATTGGCGAATTACCCTCTCTGCATCAGCACCTTCGTTGACATTTTCGACAAAGGTAGTTTTTACCTTATCCTGAAGATTGGCTTCCATTTCTCTGCGACCTAAATCATGAGAATAAGTCCAGCCAAAATCGCCTACAGGGCCAACATAAACAAATCCCACTTTTAGAGGTTCAGTCATCACTAAAGGGGACGCTAAGGGCGATTCTGTACCAGAGGAATTAGAATTTCTACCCTGAATACAACTAGTTAAAGCAAAACTATATCCTGCTAAAGTGGCATACTTGAGAAAATTCCGGCGCTCCATATTCATCGATTTTTTACGGGCTTAAAGATTTTTCTGCTGGCTAGTAGCGACAGGCACAGTTTAACATCAAGTAGTTGCTTGATTTTAGCTTTTTATTCTTGTAGCTCAGTAACTGAGAAAAGAAAGAAGATAGTGCTGAATATTATACAAAATTAGTAATCATTCTGGAGGCGATGACAGTATTGCCCTCATAGAGGTTGGCAGTAAAGCATTGCTGAATTGATTATCTGCATGAACGATGGGTAGTTGATTAATTGTAGGATGTTTAGAGTGTGTGCGATCGCTTAATAACTATAACCAACTACTCACAAGACTATCCACATCTACCATGCAGATTATTATGCAACGTCGCACAACTTCCATAAATTTTATCTTTACTGTGACTGATTTAGATGCTTTGCTTGACTACTAGGGTTTAGAGCAAGCTTTGCCACTGATTTATAATTTTTACAAACTTGGTTTCGCCTAAAACCTCAATTTTTAAGCCATCCGCTAAGGCTGAATAAATCCCAGCTACAGAGCTTGTATAAACAGTAGTTGGCTTAAGTATGTTCTGAAACTCTCTCTCGTAAAACTAAATACCGATAATTGCCGCCTGCGAATAAGGGAATAAGCCAAGCAATACAAACATTTTCATGAACAGACATATCAAAATATTTCCATTAGTTGATTTGCCTAGTGCATAGATATTTGCTTGAAACTATGTCCACTATATATTTACGAATCTCTTAATTCAGAGTTACAAATTCCTATTACAGGAGAAGGCTTTAGGGACAACTTCACTACCTAGAAAAAAGGGACGGGCAAGATACTCGTCCCAGAAAATCTACTTTTACTCAATTGATTAGGACTTATGCAAAAAGGTTTTTTGCTTTCATGCGTAAGTCTTGTTGATCACAAAGCCTTATTGCACTTGAGTGGGGAAAGCACCAGGTTGCACAGCTAAGTTAAGACTTTGCCCATTGCGACGCAATTCTAAGCGCAAATTTCCTCCTACTTGACTATTTTCCACAGCTTTTTGCACACCGCTAGCATCTGTGACTAGTTCACCGTTGAGCTTTTGGATAACATCACCAGCACGTACTCCTGCTTTAGCTGCTGGGGAATTAGGCACTACTTTTACAACTAATACGCCTTTATCTTCCTCTACACTCAAACCGCTATTGGGATCTGAGTTGATATTTTGTTTTAACTGAGGTGTTAACCCTATCATCTGAATTCCCAGATATGGATGTTGCACCTTACCTGTAGCTATTAATTGAGTAGAAATACGTTGTGCGGTGTTGATAGGAATGGCGAAGCCGATTCCTTGCGCCCCTTGGATAATAGCTGTATTCATCCCAATCACCTCGCCACGGGAATTTAGCAAGGGGCCGCCGGAGTTACCAGGATTAATCGCCGCATCTGTTTGAATAAATTCGACTCGCTTATCAGGTGCGCCTATTTGATTGCTAGTACGTCCAGTAGCACTAATAATTCCTGTAGTAACAGTATTATCTAAACCAAGAGGGTTGCCGATCGCAATCGCCCATTCTCCGGGTTGCAGTTGATCTGAGTTACCCAATGCCACTGTTGGCAGATTATTGGCCTGAATTTTTACAACAGCAACATCTGTTAATTCGTCTTTCCCTAACACCTTACCTTGTAAGGTGCGCCCATCCTTGAGTGTTACTGTTACCGTATCAGCACCATCGACTACATGAGCATTAGTCAGAATGCGTCCATCAGCGCTAATGATAAAACCTGATCCAGTACCCCGTTCTACCCTATCTTGAGATTCTGGCAATTGCGAACCAAAGAAGCGGCGTAACAACGGGTCGTTAAATTCCTCTGGTATCTGAGCTTTTACGGTTCGAGAAGAGTTAATTCGCACTACAGCAGGGCCAACCCTTTGTACAACCCCGATTACAAAGTTAGGATCTGTACCTGCTGCTATTGGAGGAGCAGCATTTACTCGACTCCCTGCCAAGTTAGAAGCACTCTCAGAAATTTGCCGAGAATGCCCAGCCAGATAGCCTCCTGCCAATGTCATCCCCGATCCCAGCAGTACGAGTGATAGAGACGCAGTTGCCTTTTTCCAGGGTGCATGATTTTGGTATTTGGCATTAGAAGCGTTATGTAAAATGCTATTTGATGGGTTTTCTCCATCGCGAGATTGGTTTTGCATTTGCTGTTTGGATGGATATCTAGACTTACTAATAATTGTAGATATTGTTTTTGACGCTTTTGTTGCAGGGGTATTGCGCTGGTGTGAAAAGTTAAGTATTGTACATCACTTTGAGTAAATTTTAACGGGCATACGGCATTGAGAGTGCTGAGACGCGATTAATCGCGTCTGTACAATTGTCCCCTCTGCCCCACCTCGGCTACGCTCGGCGACCACCTTCTCCTCTGGCTTTCCCAGGATAAACTCGTCCTTTCCAAGCACCGCCACGCCCTTGCCAGTGACGTATTGCTGAGTCTAGAGTCATCAGGGTATAGAGAAATGCGATCGCAGGTAAGCTGAAGATAAACCAGAGCGAAATTTGATAAAAGCGGATTGTAGGATAGTAAGCCAGCGACATTAACAACCATGTTAATAAACCCGTAAGTGCGATCGCCCAATTCCCTAAAATCGCACCCAAAATTACACCCACAGGTGGAAGCAAATAAATTAGAGTCATTCCTAACAGAGTTCCTAACAGCAGCAATGGAGAATAATTCAGTTGCGTATAGGCAGTACGAGCAACCATATCCCAAACCGTTCCCAAGGAAGGATAAGGACGCAAGCTACGAGTTAAAGTACTCAAACCAAGCCAGATATGTCCTTTCGAGGAGACAGTGGGAAAAGAATTACTTTGTCCCCCACTCTCCCACTCTCCCACTCTCCCACTCTTCTTAACCGCCTCAGCCAGGGCGCAATCGTCGATTAAAGTTTGGCGAATCACTTGAATGCCGCCAATTCGTTCTAAGGCATCTTTGCGTATTAAAATACAGCCTCCAGCGGCTGCGGCAGTTTGATTATTTGGATCATTTACCCAACGAAAGGGATAGAGTTTTTGGAAGAAAAAGACAAAAGCCGGAATTAACAGTTTTTCCCAAAAGCTTTTACATCTGAGTCGTACCATTACAGAAACCAAGTCTAAATCTTCTTGTATGGCTTTGGCGACTAAGCGACGGAGATTACCAATGTCATGTTCAATATCTGCATCGGTCAGGAAGAAATAATCAGGTGTTTGTAGAGACGTTGCATACAACGTCTCTACAGATTTTTGAATACCTTGCTCAACAGCCCAGAGTTTACCTGACCAACCTGGAGGTAATGATTCACCAGAGATAATATGCAATTGCTGGCTTTTATTCACAGCGTGGGCAACCCCTTCGGCAAAATTGGCTGTGCCGTCTGTGCTGCGGTCGTCTACCAAAAACACATTAAAAGTACCAGGATAATCTTGAAGTAAGAGCGATCGCAAAGTAGTTGGTAACACATCAGCTTCGTTACGAGCAGGAACCACTGCACAAACCACAGGTAACGATTCTAGCTGAGTTTCTGCAACCTCTACCTCTAATAGTTGATCTGCCCGCCAAAACTGCCCCCAAAAACTCAGTAATCCTAACCAAATGGTCAAGGATAAGAGCATCAATCCTAATACAATTGCAACCATGACTGTTACTACACTCCAATTCAAAATTTAAAGGGATTGGGGACTGGGAAGTGAAAATTATTTTATTTCCCTCTTGCTCCCCCTCCCCCACTCCTTTTATTCTCCTCTTGCAAATTCTCTGTGTCTCAGACAGAATACTATGTCTACTAATAGAGGAAAAATTTTTTCTCCATACTGCCGTGTTCATAACTAGATGTTGAGTGTTGAGGTTGAATAGTATTTGATGCAAACACAAGACAGGGTAACAGTCAATCAAGTCGCAGATGCGATCACAGCTAGCCAGAACTATCTTCTTTCAATTCAAAATCCAGCAGGTTACTGGTGGGCAGAGTTAGAATCCAATGTCACTATCACTGCTGAGGTTGTTCTCCTGCATAAAATTTGGGGAACAGACCAAGCAAGACCTTTGCACAAAGTTGAAGCCTACTTACGTCAACAGCAACGGCAGCATGGGGGCTGGGAACTGTTTTATGGAGATGGCGGAGACCTTAGTACCTCAGTTGAAGCCTACATGGCACTGAGGTTACTGGGTGTATCGGCAAACGATCCGACGATGCTCCAAGCGCGAGCCTTTATTCTCAAGCAGGGTGGAATCAGTAAAACTCGGATTTTTACCAAGCTTCACCTAGCCTTAATTGGCTGCTACAATTGGCGCGGCATTCCCTCATTGCCACCTTGGGTAATGCTCTTGCCAACATTTTTCCCCTTCAATATTTATGAGATGTCTAGCTGGGCGCGTTCCAGCACTGTACCCCTGCTGATAGTCTGTGACAGTAAACCGATCTTTCTCACAGCTCAAACTATAAACTTAGATGAGCTATATGTTGAAGGTATTGATCGAGTCCAGTGGGAATTACCCCAGAGTGGTGATTGGACGGATTTATTCCTCACCCTTGACAAAGGGTTCAAGTTGGCAGAAAGCCTCAATTTAGTACCTTTTCGTGAAGAAGGTATCAAAGCCGCCGAAAAATGGATTTTAGAGCGGCAAGAAGTTACAGGTGACTGGGGTGGCATTATTCCTGCCATGCTAAATTCAATGCTAGCTTTACGCTGTTTGGGTTATGACTCAAGCGACCCAATTGTGGAACGAGGCTTGCAAGCGATTGATAACTTTGCAATTGAAACAGAAGATACCTACCGGGTACAGGCTTGTATTTCACCAATTTGGGATACAGCTTGGGTAATACGTGCCTTAGTAGATTCTGGCTTTGCACCAGATCATCCTGCTGTCGTGCAGGCTGGAGAGTGGTTACTGCAAAAGCAAATTCTGAGCTACGGAGATTGGGCTGTAAAAAATCGTCAGGGAAAACCAGGAGCTTGGGCGTTTGAGTTTGACAATAACTTTTATCCAGATGTGGATGACTCTGCTGTAGTGGTGATGGCTCTACATCAGGTAAAACTGCCTAATGAAAAATTAAAGCAGAATGCGATCGCTCGCGCCCTAAATTGGATTGCATCTATGCAGTGTAAAGGTGACGGTTGGGCAGCTTTTGATATAGACAACGATCAGGATTGGCTCAACTCCATTCCCTATGGAGATTTAAAAGCCATGATCGACCCAAATACGGCAGATGTTACCGCGAGAGTAGTAGAAATGCTGGGTGCTTGTAACCTGTCAATTGATGCTCATAATTTGGATAGGGCGATCGCCTATCTTCTGCGTGAGCAAGAAACTGAAGGCTGTTGGTTTGGTCGTTGGGGAGTAAATTATATTTACGGTACTAGTGGAGTATTGTCAGCCCTTGCTTTGATTACTCCTCAAAAGCATCGAACAGCTATAGAACGGGGGACAGCTTGGTTAGTTGGATGTCAAAACTCAGATGGTGGTTGGGGTGAAACTTGCCACAGTTACAACAACCCCAGTCTTAAAGGCCAAGGAAGCTCTACTGCATCCCAAACAGCTTGGGCTTTAATTGGGCTTTTGGCAGCTGGTGAAGCGACGGGTAAATTAGCTCTTGATGCCATTGAGCGAGGAATTAGCTACCTTTTTGCAACACAACAGCCAGATGGTACTTGGTACGAGGCAGACTTTACAGGTACTGGCTTCCCAGGACATTTTTATATCAAGTACCACCTCTATCAACAATACTTTCCTTTAATAGCTTTAGGTCGCTATCAAGCAGTTATTAAGGGGAAATGAGGGCAGGAGGCAGGAGGAGCAGGGGAGCATACTTCTCTACGAGAGGCTGCGCCCTAAGCGCAGCTATGCCGCAGGCTTTACGACTGCGCTCAGTAACCGGGCAACAGGGAGCTAAACTCTATCCCCAATGCCCCATGCCCAATTCCCCAATCCCCAACTTAAACTGTTTGAGGTTCACTTCGAGAATAAAGGTGATCGCAATAAAGCGCCCAAGTAACTCCAAATAAACCACTTAAAGAACCTGCGATCATAGCTGTTATACCCCAACCCACTGGCCCCAACCAGTCTGTAATCTCACTTAGAAGGGCAGTAGTGGTTTTGGTAACAAGATAAGCTGTGCCTGTAGCAGCAAGGGTTACTACACCCAACTCTACTAACACATCTACAATTCCCTTACTGGATAAATCTTCCTGAAAATAGATTTTCCAAATAGTGGTGTACATAGCGATATCAGACGCAGTTAACACAATCTGTTTGGGAACTTCTATTCCAGAGGTAGGCACTGCTGAGGCAGTACCACTACCAACAGCGTAGGTAGCGATCGCCAAACCAACTTCTAATCTTTTTTTGCCCAGACTACTCACGGTTTTGTCTCCTGTAAATATTGCTTCTGCAAAATTTACTTGCATGGGTTGCAGCAACATCAACCCTCTACAGCCAGCTACCCTAACTAGGTTAGACTATCTCTTCACGAGTCAATCCGCAAAATTTTTTCCACAAAGACACCGTTCTCAAGCAATCAGGCATATTCGAGAGCAATCTCAGCCAGACAAAAAATCTGATACCAATTCAATTAATGATCACAACAAATCGTTTGCTAGAGACGCGTCATGGCGCGTCTCTACCTCTTCACTATTCTTTGTCAGTGTTTGGTTTTTCGCTAGGGCGTTCAGTGGCGGGAGGATGATCAACGAATTCTTGGGTTCTTGTTGTATTTGTTGTAGCGCCTTCCAGCAAAACGTCTTCAGAATCTACTGATTTGTCAGCAGCAGACGCATTTATCTGACCGGATGCATTGACGTTAGGTTTATCAGAAGTACCTTTATGATTTGCATGACCGCTGGGCATAGCTATTTCCTCAACAGTAGAAAGGTGAACATACCTTTAACCTAAACTCGTTTGTTGTGAGGAATACACTACCAGAAGGCTTAAATCTAATGATTAGACTACTTGTTACTAGTGAGAGTTTCGCAATCCCAAATTCTAAATGGTATTAATCCACAACTAGCCGCTTAGCAACCAAGTACCGACGCTCTTCCTTGTATTCTACAGCCCACTTCGTTGCCAAATTTGGTTGAGTTTGGGTTATCTTCTCAGTTTGATAAGTATTGAATGATGAAATTAGCTGTAGAAGAAATTAGGCAAATTGAATATCGATGACGGTTATTATGGGAGAGAATTTGCAGGACAGAAACAGATAGTTCCCAACGAAATTAAGCCATACACTACCTCACAATGCAGTTATTTTTGATTTTCTGCGATCGCGAGTTGAGGCTAATACCAATTTGAATAAATAATGTCACAGATAGGCCATCGTAGAGACGTTGTAATACAACGTCTCTACCGAAGGATTGATTGCAATTATTAAGTATGTTTTGCAATTCAGATATTACAAATATTTTTGGATAAATGAACGGCATCTTTTGTCTCACACAATTACCATCGCTTTTGCGTGAAACAAAATTCATACCATTAATTAGCAATACCAAAAAATTGATTCCTAACTAATGACTTAAAGCTAATCCAACTCCCGCCGTCCTTCTAAGGCTCTAGCTAGCGTTACCTCGTCGGCGTACTCCAAATCACCACCAACAGGTAAACCAAAGGCAATCCGCGTTACTTTGGTAAATGGTTTTAGTAGTTGACCAAGGTATAGTGTTGTTGTCTCCCCTTCCACACTCGGACTAATTGCCAAAATCACTTCTTGAGGTTGTTGCTTACTCACCCGCCGTACTAAAGCTTGAATAGTCAGTTGTTCTGGGCCAATGCCATCTATTGGGGAAATCACTCCACCTAATACATGATACTTACCTCTATACTCGCGGGTTTTTTCTAGCGCAATCACATCACGGGAATCTGCGACGACGCAGATAGTGTTGTTATCACGGTTAGAACTGCGGCAGATTTCACAAACCGGCTCGGCAGATAGGTGAAAGCAGACAGAACACAAGCCGATCTGTTTTTTTGCCTCAATTAGAGCTTGTGCCAAAGCTTCCACTTCTGCTTCTGGTCGCTTCAAAATATGCAAAGCCAGTCGCTGGGCAGATTTAGGGCCCACTCCTGGTAGGCGTTGCAATTGCTCAATTAACCGTGCTAAAGGACGTGCGTAAACCGTTGTCTTGTCTCCCTAATGTCTTTACCATCACTATGATGACATTTTTCTGGTAATCCCATCTTTTTAGGATGGCGCTTATATAGAACAAGATTAAATTCCAAATGTCGTAAACACTGTGAGAAGCAATCAGACACTGTAAAATTGAATCAGACTTGCAAAGATAATGTTAGCGCTCCTGCCATGAAGACGTTAGCCAAATTGTCTGTAGATAATTATCATGGCATGATTGAAGCAGCGGTTGCTAGCAAGCGAAATTGTTGAGTTGCGGCATATCAAAAAGTAGAACAACCCTGTTAGAGTCCCTCGTATGACATCTTCCCTACCAACTGCTAACAATCTTTCTGTTCTATATGAACAAGACTATTACCTCTGGTTGGAGATAACTGCTAAACTTTTGCGAGAAGGAAAACTGTCAGCGCTTGATGCCGTTAATTTGCTAGAAGAAATTGAAGATATGGGCAGGAGCGAGAAACGGGCAGTTTACAGCAACCTGAAGATTCTATTGATGCATTTCCTCAAGTATAAATATCAGCCAGAGAAACGCTCAAATAGTTGGGTTGCGACTATTGTTGAGCATCGGCAAAGGCTAAAAAAAGCATTCCACGAAAGCCCTAGCTTGCAAGCTTATTTTACTGATATCTTTAATGAGTGCTACCAGGATGCAAAAGAATTAGCTGCTGCTGAAACAGGACTAACAATTGATACTTTTCCAATTGAAACTCCCTTTAATCCTAAAGAAATTCTCAATTCTAACTACTTACCAGCACAGGATGAGAGTGAAGCTTAACATCGCACTGTACCAAACAGATAGTTTGAGAAACTATAAATTTCAAAAACAAAAACGCCCCCCATTTCTGGGAGGCGTCTTTGATTTAGTTAATCTTGAGAATTAACCGTTGATAGCAGGAGCAGTTAGGGCTACAGGAGCAGCTTCAGCAGAAGCCAAATCCAGAGGGAAGTTGTGAGCGTTACGCTCGTGCATGACTTCCATACCCAGGTTGGCGCGGTTGATGATGTCTGCCCAAGTGTTGATTACACGACCTTGTGAGTCAATAATCGACTGGTTGAAGTTGAAACCGTTGAGGTTGAAAGCCATTGTGCTGACACCCAAAGCGGTGAACCAGATGCCGATTACTGGCCATGCTGCCAAGAAGAAGTGCAAGGAACGGCTGTTGTTGAATGAAGCGTATTGGAAGATGAGACGACCGAAGTAGCCGTGGGCTGCAACGATGTTGTAGGTTTCTTCTTCTTGTCCAAACTTGTAACCGTAGTTCTGTGATTCTGATTCGGTTGTTTCACGAACTAAGGAAGAGGTTACCAAAGAACCGTGCATTGCACTGAATAAACTTCCGCCGAATACACCTGCTACACCTAACTGGTGGAAGGGGTGCATGAGGATGTTGTGTTCCGCTTGGAAGACAATCATGAAGTTGAAGGTTCCGGAGATACCCAAGGGCATACCGTCTGAGAAGGAACCTTGTCCGATTGGGTATACGAGGAATACTGCGGTTGCTGCTGCAACTGGTGCAGAATATGCAATTGCAATCCAAGGACGCATTCCTAAGCGGTAGGATAGTTCCCACTCACGTCCCATGTAGCAGAATACACCAATCAAGAAGTGGAATACTACCAATTGGTAAGGGCCACCGTTGTACAACCATTCGTCTAAGGATGCTGCTTCCCAAATTGGGTAGAAGTGTAAGCCGATGGCGTTAGAAGAAGGCACAACTGCACCGGAGATGATGTTGTTGCCGTATATTAAGGAACCTGCTACTGGTTCGCGGATGCCGTCGATGTCTACTGGAGGTGCAGCGATGAAGGCGATGATGAAGCAGGTGGTTGCAGCTAGCAAGGTGGGAATCATCAGTACGCCGAACCAACCGATGTATAGGCGGTTGTTGGTGCTGGTTATCCAGTTGCAGAACCGTTCCCATACGTTGGCGCTTTCGCGTCTTTGTAAGGTTGCTGTCATGTCTTTATGATTGCGGTTAGTTATGTATGTATTTAGGCAGTTTGTTTTCGCCTATGTGATTACTTTACATTACTTTACATTTTTTCAGCAAGTTTTTAACTTTTGTAAAGCTGATGACTAGTATCAGTTTTACTTATTTAAGAACCAGAGTTAGCAATTTCCCATATTAGCTAAGTATTTCCTTTCGTAAGGTTGGGCAATAGAACCGAAGCGATCGCCCTTCCCGCAAAAGAGAAACTTGGCACTACTAAGCTGCTAGCTGCGTCAACTATTCTATTGTGTTAAGCCTGCATCAGTTTCTTTGGTGCAGCAATTTAAAGCGCATGGAATAAATGACCACTAATTTACAAATTCTTTAGCAAGAAGAAATGTTTATAG
This region of Nostoc sp. UHCC 0302 genomic DNA includes:
- a CDS encoding ABC transporter ATP-binding protein, whose translation is MNELLSRLQVKNISKSYPGCVANNQVNLTIQPGEIHALLGENGAGKSTLMKIIYGLVRPDAGDIFWEGREVKINSPAQAISLGIGMVFQHFNLFETLTVTENIALALPANEKWNLSRIAKRILTLSAAYGLSIDCDRPVYTLSVGEKQRLEIIRCLYKRPKLLILDEPTAVLTPQETEKLLAALRQIASDGCSILFSTHKLPEVQSLCSHATVMRQGAVVAHCNPQVETPASIARLMIGSDVPASKPRRNQPPGPVCLLVNDLCLKPQNFYGTTLQHINLQVCTGEIIGIAGVAGNGQTELLSALSGEIICSPAEMIMLGEMPIGDCDVAKRRRLGLAYVPEERLEKGVVPSLSLLENALLTAHGQGLVRRGVIRFGKLKAWTERICNAFNVNQTVVDSAASLSGGNLQKFIMGREISQNPAVLIAAHPTWGVDVNAAASIHQALIEMRDAGAAVLVISEDLDELFALCDRIGAIYKGQLSAFKPVIDTSRDEIGRWMGGLI
- a CDS encoding BMP family ABC transporter substrate-binding protein — protein: MERRNFLKYATLAGYSFALTSCIQGRNSNSSGTESPLASPLVMTEPLKVGFVYVGPVGDFGWTYSHDLGRREMEANLQDKVKTTFVENVNEGADAERVIRQLTLDGNKLIFTTSFGYMNPTIKVAKDFPKIVFEHCTGYKRAINVGTYLGRFEEPRYLTGMIAGKMTKSNIVGFIGAYPIPEVIRGISAFTQGLRATNPQAKVRVLWVQSWYDPAKEREAAQALVNLGVDVLTQHTDSTAVVQLAEEKGIYAFGYNSDMSKFGQKAHLTSAINKWGKFYTDTTLTVINGTWKSQEVWDGIGAGMVDISPMNQAIPADVQQLVNAKRDEFIQGTAHPFDGPVKDQKGVVRVPKGKNLDDKGQLAMDWYVEGIEGSTKGN
- a CDS encoding HhoA/HhoB/HtrA family serine endopeptidase, with translation MQNQSRDGENPSNSILHNASNAKYQNHAPWKKATASLSLVLLGSGMTLAGGYLAGHSRQISESASNLAGSRVNAAPPIAAGTDPNFVIGVVQRVGPAVVRINSSRTVKAQIPEEFNDPLLRRFFGSQLPESQDRVERGTGSGFIISADGRILTNAHVVDGADTVTVTLKDGRTLQGKVLGKDELTDVAVVKIQANNLPTVALGNSDQLQPGEWAIAIGNPLGLDNTVTTGIISATGRTSNQIGAPDKRVEFIQTDAAINPGNSGGPLLNSRGEVIGMNTAIIQGAQGIGFAIPINTAQRISTQLIATGKVQHPYLGIQMIGLTPQLKQNINSDPNSGLSVEEDKGVLVVKVVPNSPAAKAGVRAGDVIQKLNGELVTDASGVQKAVENSQVGGNLRLELRRNGQSLNLAVQPGAFPTQVQ
- a CDS encoding glycosyltransferase produces the protein MVAIVLGLMLLSLTIWLGLLSFWGQFWRADQLLEVEVAETQLESLPVVCAVVPARNEADVLPTTLRSLLLQDYPGTFNVFLVDDRSTDGTANFAEGVAHAVNKSQQLHIISGESLPPGWSGKLWAVEQGIQKSVETLYATSLQTPDYFFLTDADIEHDIGNLRRLVAKAIQEDLDLVSVMVRLRCKSFWEKLLIPAFVFFFQKLYPFRWVNDPNNQTAAAAGGCILIRKDALERIGGIQVIRQTLIDDCALAEAVKKSGRVGEWESGGQSNSFPTVSSKGHIWLGLSTLTRSLRPYPSLGTVWDMVARTAYTQLNYSPLLLLGTLLGMTLIYLLPPVGVILGAILGNWAIALTGLLTWLLMSLAYYPTIRFYQISLWFIFSLPAIAFLYTLMTLDSAIRHWQGRGGAWKGRVYPGKARGEGGRRA
- the shc gene encoding squalene--hopene cyclase, with amino-acid sequence MQTQDRVTVNQVADAITASQNYLLSIQNPAGYWWAELESNVTITAEVVLLHKIWGTDQARPLHKVEAYLRQQQRQHGGWELFYGDGGDLSTSVEAYMALRLLGVSANDPTMLQARAFILKQGGISKTRIFTKLHLALIGCYNWRGIPSLPPWVMLLPTFFPFNIYEMSSWARSSTVPLLIVCDSKPIFLTAQTINLDELYVEGIDRVQWELPQSGDWTDLFLTLDKGFKLAESLNLVPFREEGIKAAEKWILERQEVTGDWGGIIPAMLNSMLALRCLGYDSSDPIVERGLQAIDNFAIETEDTYRVQACISPIWDTAWVIRALVDSGFAPDHPAVVQAGEWLLQKQILSYGDWAVKNRQGKPGAWAFEFDNNFYPDVDDSAVVVMALHQVKLPNEKLKQNAIARALNWIASMQCKGDGWAAFDIDNDQDWLNSIPYGDLKAMIDPNTADVTARVVEMLGACNLSIDAHNLDRAIAYLLREQETEGCWFGRWGVNYIYGTSGVLSALALITPQKHRTAIERGTAWLVGCQNSDGGWGETCHSYNNPSLKGQGSSTASQTAWALIGLLAAGEATGKLALDAIERGISYLFATQQPDGTWYEADFTGTGFPGHFYIKYHLYQQYFPLIALGRYQAVIKGK
- the recR gene encoding recombination mediator RecR — translated: MQRLPGVGPKSAQRLALHILKRPEAEVEALAQALIEAKKQIGLCSVCFHLSAEPVCEICRSSNRDNNTICVVADSRDVIALEKTREYRGKYHVLGGVISPIDGIGPEQLTIQALVRRVSKQQPQEVILAISPSVEGETTTLYLGQLLKPFTKVTRIAFGLPVGGDLEYADEVTLARALEGRRELD